The proteins below come from a single Anderseniella sp. Alg231-50 genomic window:
- a CDS encoding TIGR04282 family arsenosugar biosynthesis glycosyltransferase: protein MSPRPQHLLVMAKQPRIGRVKTRLGAGIGAMEATRAYRVMLAETLNTLARDPRWQTWIAVSGVHELNARVWPQDVHLVDQGTGDLGDRMQRMFNTLPTGPVVIIGSDIPNIERADIANAFHQLGRHDAVFGPAPDGGYWLVGQSRRRTVLQMFDNVRWSSEHALADTMTNLEGGSVKLLRQLADVDDAASYRNWLRGR, encoded by the coding sequence ATGAGCCCGCGGCCCCAACACCTGCTGGTCATGGCCAAGCAGCCTCGCATCGGCCGGGTCAAGACGAGGCTCGGCGCGGGTATTGGCGCCATGGAGGCAACCCGGGCCTATCGCGTCATGCTGGCGGAAACCCTCAACACGCTGGCACGTGACCCGCGCTGGCAGACCTGGATCGCCGTATCGGGCGTGCATGAACTCAATGCCCGTGTCTGGCCGCAAGATGTCCATCTGGTCGACCAGGGAACCGGCGATCTCGGCGACCGCATGCAGCGCATGTTCAATACGCTGCCCACCGGTCCGGTGGTGATCATCGGCAGCGACATTCCCAACATTGAACGCGCTGACATCGCAAATGCCTTTCATCAGCTCGGGCGTCATGATGCGGTATTCGGGCCCGCGCCGGACGGCGGTTACTGGCTCGTCGGCCAGTCCCGCAGGCGCACGGTGCTGCAGATGTTCGACAATGTGCGCTGGTCAAGCGAGCACGCACTGGCAGACACCATGACAAATCTCGAAGGTGGCTCGGTAAAGCTGTTGCGACAGCTCGCAGACGTCGATGACGCTGCAAGCTATCGCAACTGGTTGCGTGGCCGATAA
- a CDS encoding TIGR04283 family arsenosugar biosynthesis glycosyltransferase, protein MLSVIIPTRNANASLPRTLACLAAGRDEAGIAEIIVADGGSVTAPDVSEFDAVLLRGQSGRGVQMAHGATAATGDWLLFLHADTVLGKGWARAVRAHMAGSRKAAVFRFEMDDASIKARILEKLVVLRCRVFAMPYGDQGLLVSRSLYEEAGGFRPLPLMEDVDLVSRIGRSRLAYLDVPAITSAERYVRDGYAARIIRNLTCLAMWSVGVSPERIRRFYK, encoded by the coding sequence ATGCTGTCGGTCATCATTCCAACCCGCAACGCCAATGCCAGTCTGCCGCGCACGCTTGCCTGTCTGGCCGCAGGCAGGGATGAGGCGGGTATCGCTGAAATCATCGTCGCTGACGGCGGGTCCGTGACGGCGCCTGATGTCAGCGAGTTCGACGCTGTGTTGTTGCGGGGACAATCGGGGCGAGGGGTTCAGATGGCGCACGGTGCGACAGCGGCAACGGGCGACTGGTTGCTGTTCCTGCATGCAGACACTGTGCTCGGCAAGGGTTGGGCCCGGGCGGTTCGCGCTCACATGGCAGGAAGCCGCAAGGCCGCAGTGTTTCGCTTTGAAATGGATGATGCGAGTATCAAGGCAAGAATTCTCGAAAAGCTTGTTGTCCTGCGCTGCCGGGTGTTTGCCATGCCGTATGGCGACCAGGGCCTGCTGGTGTCACGCAGCCTTTATGAAGAGGCCGGCGGCTTTCGCCCGCTGCCCCTGATGGAGGATGTCGACCTGGTCAGCCGCATCGGCAGGTCGCGTCTGGCCTATCTGGACGTTCCCGCCATCACCAGTGCTGAACGCTATGTCCGCGATGGGTATGCCGCACGCATCATCCGCAATCTGACCTGCCTTGCCATGTGGTCGGTCGGCGTGTCGCCCGAGCGCATCAGGCGATTTTACAAATGA
- a CDS encoding PA0069 family radical SAM protein → MNVYPNPSRLDLSSAPATAPAIPQVKARGRGVGSNSSGRFEAFKRSGIDDGWYREDEDLPVLKTHVTEEAARSIIARNISPDISFDRSINPYRGCEHGCSYCYARPSHAYMGLSAGLDFESRLFAKTNAVELLHKELGAKGYEPATIALGANTDPYQPVERQYRLTREILKMLNECNHPVGIVTKSALVTRDIDILKPMAEKGLVKVAVSITTLDHKLSRQMEPRASTPGRRLQALELLSAAGIPTVVMTAPVIPAINDMAIEKLLGAAQAAGASEAGYVLLRLPHELKDLFCEWLEREFPDRAKHVMNLVRDIRGGRDNDPEFGARMTGRGPYAWQIGRRFELACKRLGLNKVKLKLRADLFERPIQPGEQLSLL, encoded by the coding sequence ATGAACGTATACCCCAATCCCTCCCGGCTTGACCTGTCCAGCGCGCCCGCAACAGCGCCTGCAATACCGCAGGTCAAGGCGCGCGGACGTGGTGTCGGCAGTAATTCAAGCGGACGCTTTGAAGCCTTCAAGCGATCAGGCATCGATGATGGCTGGTACCGTGAAGATGAAGACCTGCCGGTCCTGAAAACCCATGTAACGGAAGAGGCTGCGCGCTCCATCATTGCCCGCAACATTTCGCCGGATATCTCGTTTGACCGTTCTATCAACCCCTATCGCGGTTGCGAGCATGGCTGTTCTTACTGTTATGCTCGGCCCAGTCACGCCTATATGGGCCTGTCTGCCGGGCTCGACTTCGAGAGCCGGCTGTTTGCCAAGACCAATGCGGTCGAGTTGCTGCACAAGGAACTGGGCGCAAAGGGCTATGAGCCGGCGACCATTGCCCTGGGTGCGAATACCGACCCTTACCAGCCGGTTGAGCGGCAGTACCGTCTGACCCGCGAAATCCTGAAAATGCTGAACGAGTGCAATCACCCGGTCGGCATTGTCACAAAGTCCGCGCTGGTGACCCGCGACATCGATATTCTGAAACCCATGGCCGAGAAAGGCCTGGTCAAGGTTGCCGTGTCGATCACCACGCTGGACCACAAGCTCTCGCGCCAGATGGAACCACGCGCCTCTACACCGGGCAGAAGGCTGCAGGCACTTGAGCTTCTGTCGGCTGCGGGTATTCCCACTGTCGTCATGACGGCGCCCGTCATTCCGGCGATCAACGACATGGCAATCGAGAAACTTCTCGGCGCGGCACAGGCCGCGGGTGCGAGCGAGGCAGGCTATGTGCTGCTGCGCCTGCCGCATGAGTTGAAAGACCTGTTTTGCGAGTGGCTGGAGCGTGAATTTCCCGACCGGGCAAAACACGTGATGAACCTTGTGCGCGACATTCGCGGCGGCCGCGACAATGATCCCGAATTCGGCGCGCGCATGACCGGTCGCGGACCCTATGCCTGGCAGATCGGGCGGCGGTTTGAACTGGCCTGCAAGCGACTGGGCCTGAACAAGGTGAAACTGAAACTGCGCGCCGACCTGTTTGAACGGCCCATTCAGCCGGGAGAACAGCTGTCGCTGCTCTAG
- a CDS encoding permease produces the protein MSDHSQTAKRPTSLKFLLGLAAVCGLAFALLWPQTLLEMAGFVVWGLVVVAPIVIPGILLAAWIMASGAGSHIAGVFEGRILYSIVAASAIGAITPVCGVTVLPLMAGLLAAGVPLAPVMAFWLSSPVTDPAMLATTAATLGVGFAVGKTVAAFGLGLWGGAITSVFARRDWAMVSLRSNRIVGKLSQRNCGAALPFDARIWKDRQRKDIFRENFAATTRLILICLIPAFAAEYALNAVLQPDALSAYVGSDVWWAIPFAVFVGAPAYLDGYAALPLTRGLMDHGMSPGAAMAFLVSGGVVSIWGAMAIFPVLRLKPFVLYLVLALSGSLAAGYAFDWVV, from the coding sequence ATGTCTGACCACAGTCAAACGGCCAAACGTCCCACCTCACTGAAGTTTCTGCTGGGTCTGGCGGCGGTGTGTGGCCTGGCTTTCGCTCTGTTATGGCCGCAAACCCTGCTGGAAATGGCTGGATTTGTAGTCTGGGGCCTTGTGGTGGTGGCGCCGATCGTCATTCCCGGCATTCTACTTGCGGCCTGGATCATGGCCAGCGGCGCGGGCAGTCATATCGCAGGGGTTTTTGAAGGGCGCATACTCTATTCCATTGTTGCGGCATCGGCGATCGGCGCGATTACGCCTGTTTGCGGCGTGACCGTATTGCCGCTGATGGCCGGATTGCTGGCCGCCGGGGTGCCGCTGGCCCCGGTCATGGCATTCTGGTTGTCGTCGCCGGTGACCGACCCGGCCATGCTGGCAACGACCGCGGCGACCCTGGGTGTCGGGTTTGCGGTCGGCAAGACCGTGGCTGCCTTTGGTCTCGGATTGTGGGGCGGTGCCATCACCTCGGTCTTTGCCCGGCGCGACTGGGCGATGGTCTCCTTGCGCAGCAACCGGATCGTCGGGAAACTGTCGCAGCGCAATTGCGGCGCTGCCCTGCCGTTTGATGCCCGCATCTGGAAAGACCGGCAGCGCAAGGATATTTTTCGTGAAAACTTCGCCGCGACGACCAGGCTGATCCTGATTTGCCTCATCCCGGCGTTTGCAGCCGAATATGCCCTGAACGCGGTTTTGCAGCCGGATGCGCTGTCCGCCTATGTCGGCAGTGACGTATGGTGGGCGATACCGTTTGCGGTATTTGTCGGCGCGCCTGCTTATCTGGACGGCTATGCCGCCCTGCCGCTGACGCGCGGGCTCATGGATCACGGCATGTCACCGGGCGCTGCCATGGCCTTTCTGGTTTCCGGCGGCGTGGTCAGCATCTGGGGGGCAATGGCCATCTTCCCGGTGCTCAGGCTCAAGCCGTTTGTTCTCTATCTCGTGCTGGCGCTGTCCGGATCCCTGGCTGCCGGATATGCCTTCGACTGGGTGGTCTAG
- a CDS encoding LysR substrate-binding domain-containing protein has product MDQLNSELLRTFLAVAETGSMTEGAARIFRSQSAASLQIRKLEELLGQPVFDRHGRGVALTATGERLLPIAHDVTRTLSSAMRELTSDGLRGKLRLGIPDDQNQQMLSQIISEFAQSHPQVELEVSCALSAGFPGALASGDLDIAVYEVEQPGSEHEILREEQTFWMMSRHHDLLQRDPLPVALFDRECWWRDAALAALHGSGRRFRIVYSSQSVTGVSAAIEAGVAIGLLGQSSLTGNLTCLGQEHGFAGMPTSKLVLGTRGGGDDAPMRAMKSAIRQAFSTA; this is encoded by the coding sequence ATGGATCAATTGAACAGTGAACTGTTGCGCACCTTCCTGGCGGTGGCCGAGACCGGCAGCATGACGGAAGGCGCTGCCCGCATTTTCAGGTCGCAGTCGGCAGCCAGCCTGCAGATCAGGAAGCTGGAGGAATTGCTCGGCCAACCGGTTTTTGACCGGCACGGGCGCGGTGTCGCCCTGACGGCCACCGGTGAGAGGCTGCTGCCCATCGCGCACGACGTCACCCGCACCCTGTCGTCCGCCATGCGCGAACTGACATCGGACGGCCTGCGCGGTAAACTGCGCCTCGGCATACCGGACGACCAAAACCAGCAGATGTTGTCCCAGATCATCAGCGAGTTTGCCCAGTCCCATCCCCAGGTCGAACTCGAAGTGTCATGCGCACTGAGCGCCGGATTTCCCGGCGCCCTTGCGTCCGGCGATCTTGATATTGCCGTCTACGAAGTCGAGCAACCCGGCAGTGAGCACGAGATACTGCGGGAGGAACAGACCTTCTGGATGATGTCGCGACACCATGACCTGCTGCAGCGCGACCCGCTGCCGGTTGCGCTGTTTGACCGTGAGTGCTGGTGGCGGGATGCGGCACTTGCAGCGCTGCACGGCTCAGGACGCCGGTTCCGGATTGTCTATTCCAGCCAGAGTGTCACAGGCGTCTCCGCTGCCATCGAGGCGGGCGTCGCAATCGGGCTTTTGGGACAATCATCGCTGACCGGCAACCTGACATGCCTGGGACAAGAGCACGGCTTTGCCGGCATGCCGACATCAAAGCTTGTCCTTGGCACCCGGGGCGGTGGCGATGATGCGCCCATGCGGGCGATGAAATCGGCAATCCGGCAGGCGTTTTCCACGGCATGA
- a CDS encoding AEC family transporter has translation MGSTTINIVLPLFGILLAGYFAGRSGLFGDTSSAVLNRFVFVVSLPALVFVSLSRVTVDQFFNWPFLGTLGGGMLATFLISMAVARVVFPGGLAQLGLHGLTAMYSSTGYIGLPILLIAYGNEALVPGIIGAVITGAVFLPLAIILVEIGNADKGRAFSLAPLINVARTPVFMATAAGLLVSASGFELPKPVGMFCDLLGGAFTPCALFSAGLFMVGCSVKGDGREIGWLVMMKLAIHPLITWWLAYHVFELDGILPAVAVLQAALPSGVPVFVLAQQYGIFVARANAVVVISTVLSVVTLSVLLGVLVA, from the coding sequence GTGGGCAGTACAACCATCAACATCGTACTGCCGCTGTTCGGCATTCTGCTGGCCGGGTATTTCGCCGGCCGTTCCGGCCTGTTCGGAGACACCAGCAGTGCTGTCCTGAACCGCTTTGTGTTCGTGGTTTCGCTGCCTGCCCTGGTCTTCGTTTCCCTGTCCCGGGTCACGGTGGACCAGTTCTTCAACTGGCCGTTCCTGGGCACCCTGGGCGGCGGCATGCTGGCGACATTCCTCATCTCCATGGCGGTAGCCCGGGTGGTGTTTCCCGGCGGCCTGGCGCAACTTGGCCTGCACGGGCTGACCGCGATGTACTCCAGCACCGGGTATATCGGGTTGCCAATCCTGCTGATCGCATACGGCAATGAAGCACTGGTTCCCGGCATCATCGGTGCAGTGATCACCGGAGCCGTGTTCCTGCCGCTTGCGATCATTCTTGTCGAAATCGGCAATGCTGACAAGGGCCGGGCCTTCAGCCTGGCACCGCTTATCAATGTAGCACGCACGCCTGTATTCATGGCAACCGCGGCGGGCCTGCTGGTATCGGCTTCGGGCTTTGAACTTCCCAAACCCGTCGGGATGTTCTGTGACCTTCTGGGTGGCGCATTCACCCCGTGTGCCCTGTTTTCGGCAGGGCTGTTCATGGTCGGATGTTCCGTCAAAGGCGATGGCCGGGAGATCGGCTGGCTGGTCATGATGAAGCTGGCCATCCATCCGCTCATCACCTGGTGGCTGGCCTATCACGTATTTGAGCTGGACGGCATACTGCCTGCGGTCGCGGTCTTACAGGCGGCTTTGCCCAGTGGCGTGCCGGTTTTCGTGCTGGCCCAGCAATACGGAATCTTCGTTGCCCGCGCCAACGCTGTCGTGGTGATTTCGACGGTGTTGTCGGTTGTGACACTGTCGGTTCTGCTTGGCGTGCTGGTTGCATGA
- a CDS encoding EamA family transporter has protein sequence MTDTRQALAGATVSSCGFPGPPDWKSLTRTMSRVLGTIPPTGLLLLAIISVQLGSVLAIHLFSTLGPSGTVFLRVAFGALLVAVAAPPVFDATLRRNAGLIVLFGCVIAIQNLCFFHAIARIPLGTAVTIEFMGPLAVAVFSSRRPVDFLWIALAGLGLALLTPDIGSGLDPWGVLFAAITGCAWAAFILLSVRVGRIFPGGSGLSPAMIVAALMLTPLAVVNADILQVAPTVLLLVLGVAVLSTTIPTVLEFEALKTMPLRRHGIILAIEPVVAMIVGAMLLSEAIEARGLLAAAAVMSAAIGATFTGRKRS, from the coding sequence ATGACAGACACTCGACAGGCACTGGCTGGAGCAACCGTTTCCAGTTGCGGTTTTCCAGGTCCGCCGGACTGGAAGTCCCTGACCCGCACCATGTCGCGGGTACTCGGCACGATCCCGCCGACGGGCCTGCTGCTGCTGGCAATTATTTCAGTGCAACTCGGCTCCGTGCTGGCAATTCATCTGTTCTCGACACTGGGGCCAAGCGGCACCGTGTTTCTGAGAGTGGCGTTCGGCGCGCTTCTGGTGGCGGTCGCAGCCCCGCCGGTGTTCGACGCGACATTGCGCAGGAATGCCGGGCTCATTGTGCTGTTTGGCTGCGTCATTGCCATCCAGAACCTGTGCTTCTTCCATGCAATTGCCCGCATTCCCCTGGGTACCGCAGTAACGATCGAGTTTATGGGACCGCTCGCGGTGGCGGTTTTCAGTTCCAGGCGGCCGGTTGACTTTCTGTGGATTGCGCTTGCCGGGCTTGGTCTTGCCTTGCTCACACCGGACATAGGCAGCGGGCTGGACCCGTGGGGCGTTCTGTTTGCGGCCATCACCGGGTGTGCCTGGGCCGCCTTCATTCTTCTGAGTGTCCGGGTCGGACGTATTTTCCCGGGCGGCAGCGGTCTGTCGCCGGCAATGATTGTAGCAGCCCTGATGCTGACACCTTTGGCCGTTGTCAACGCTGACATTCTTCAGGTCGCACCTACTGTGCTGCTGCTTGTGCTGGGCGTCGCGGTTCTGTCAACGACCATACCAACGGTTCTGGAGTTTGAAGCCCTGAAAACCATGCCGCTGCGCAGGCATGGCATCATCCTGGCGATTGAACCCGTTGTGGCCATGATAGTTGGCGCCATGCTGCTCAGCGAAGCCATCGAGGCGCGCGGTCTGCTTGCTGCTGCCGCGGTCATGTCCGCTGCCATCGGTGCCACGTTTACCGGCAGGAAGCGATCCTGA
- a CDS encoding ribonuclease HII: protein MAIRSAIQPDFILERAALDGGARHVAGVDEAGRGPLAGPVVAAAVILNPGHVPDGLNDSKKLSEPARDALFAEILATADIGVGVADVARIDEMNILWATMWAMSEAIGDLEQQPDLALIDGNRCPKLDCRADAIVKGDAKSMSIAAASIVAKVTRDRIMATLDRQLPEYGFARHKGYGTAFHLEMLKAHGATPHHRNSFAPVRKVLATAAR, encoded by the coding sequence ATGGCGATTCGATCAGCAATACAACCTGACTTCATTCTTGAACGTGCTGCGCTTGACGGCGGCGCGCGTCATGTCGCCGGCGTGGATGAAGCCGGCCGTGGCCCGCTTGCCGGTCCGGTGGTGGCGGCTGCGGTCATCCTCAATCCCGGTCATGTTCCCGACGGCCTGAACGACAGCAAAAAGCTTTCCGAACCGGCCCGCGATGCCCTGTTTGCGGAAATCCTGGCAACGGCGGATATCGGGGTCGGCGTGGCCGATGTTGCCCGCATCGACGAGATGAACATCTTGTGGGCAACCATGTGGGCCATGAGCGAAGCAATCGGTGACCTCGAGCAGCAACCCGACCTGGCACTGATCGACGGTAACCGGTGCCCGAAACTCGACTGCCGCGCCGACGCAATCGTCAAAGGCGATGCAAAGTCCATGTCCATCGCGGCGGCATCGATTGTCGCCAAGGTCACGCGCGACCGGATCATGGCGACGCTTGACCGGCAACTGCCCGAATACGGCTTTGCCCGCCACAAGGGCTATGGCACGGCATTTCACCTTGAAATGCTGAAAGCTCACGGGGCTACACCACACCATCGCAACTCGTTTGCACCGGTACGCAAGGTGCTCGCCACAGCAGCGCGTTAA
- a CDS encoding DNA methyltransferase, whose amino-acid sequence MGIATKPDIAPLLNSILAGDCLEELRKIPSESVDVVFADPPYNLQLGGGLTRPDQSKVDGVDDAWDKFSSFAAYDEFSREWMAQCRRILKPTGTIWIIGSYHNIFRVGTVMQDLGFWILNDIVWRKTNPMPNFRGTRFTNAHETMIWASRSEDQKTYTFNYEALKSFNDDLQMRSDWLLPICNGSERIKGSDGRKAHPTQKPESLLHRVILASTKPGDVILDPFFGTGTTGAVAKRLGRHFIGIERDEAYIAVAQQRVAAIETGDDEVLKVSTGKKGQPRIPFGSLVERGLLNPGDTLFDPAQRNAARIRADGSLVCKDATGSIHKMGAHVMGAEACNGWTFWHFRKSGKMMPIDVLRQKVRAEMKSA is encoded by the coding sequence ATGGGTATTGCCACAAAGCCGGACATTGCGCCGCTTCTGAACTCGATTCTGGCGGGCGACTGCCTCGAGGAGCTTCGGAAAATTCCATCTGAAAGTGTGGATGTGGTCTTTGCCGACCCGCCCTACAACCTGCAGCTCGGCGGCGGTCTTACCCGTCCGGATCAAAGCAAGGTGGACGGCGTCGACGACGCCTGGGACAAGTTCTCCTCGTTTGCAGCCTATGACGAGTTTTCGCGCGAATGGATGGCGCAGTGCCGCCGCATCCTCAAGCCCACCGGCACCATCTGGATTATCGGTTCCTACCACAACATCTTTCGTGTCGGCACGGTGATGCAGGACCTGGGTTTCTGGATCCTCAACGATATTGTGTGGCGCAAGACCAACCCGATGCCGAACTTTCGCGGCACCCGGTTCACCAATGCACACGAGACCATGATCTGGGCGTCGAGGTCGGAAGACCAGAAAACCTACACGTTCAACTATGAAGCGCTGAAGTCATTCAATGACGACCTGCAGATGCGCTCCGACTGGCTGCTGCCCATCTGCAACGGCAGTGAGCGCATCAAGGGCAGCGACGGGCGCAAGGCACACCCGACGCAGAAACCGGAAAGCCTGCTGCACCGGGTCATCCTGGCGTCGACAAAGCCCGGCGATGTCATCCTCGATCCGTTCTTCGGCACCGGCACGACCGGCGCGGTCGCCAAGCGGCTCGGCCGTCATTTCATCGGCATTGAGCGCGACGAAGCCTACATCGCAGTTGCCCAGCAGCGCGTGGCAGCCATCGAAACCGGCGACGATGAAGTGCTGAAAGTGTCCACCGGCAAAAAGGGTCAACCGCGCATTCCGTTCGGATCGCTTGTTGAACGCGGCCTGCTCAATCCGGGCGACACGCTGTTTGATCCGGCACAGCGCAATGCAGCCCGCATCCGGGCCGACGGCTCACTGGTGTGCAAGGACGCCACCGGGTCCATCCACAAGATGGGCGCGCATGTCATGGGAGCAGAAGCCTGCAATGGCTGGACATTCTGGCATTTCCGCAAGTCCGGCAAGATGATGCCGATCGACGTGCTGCGCCAGAAAGTGCGGGCCGAGATGAAATCGGCCTGA
- a CDS encoding arsinothricin resistance N-acetyltransferase ArsN1 family A has product MGITVRAAVPDDAPGICIVYNQGIEDRVATFETQTRTPDDIAHWFGDDAYPVLVADEGGRVLGFASTSAYGTRECYAGIREFSIYVHREAKRRGIARMLLIALFDVAAKAGCWKITSRIFPENTASLELCKSLGFRVVGTHVRHARLDGEWRDVVTVERLLDQD; this is encoded by the coding sequence ATGGGCATCACGGTGCGCGCAGCAGTTCCCGACGACGCGCCCGGCATCTGTATTGTCTATAATCAGGGTATCGAGGATCGCGTCGCCACTTTCGAGACGCAGACGCGCACGCCGGATGATATCGCCCACTGGTTCGGCGACGATGCCTATCCTGTGCTCGTTGCGGACGAAGGCGGCCGGGTTCTTGGCTTCGCCTCGACCAGCGCCTACGGCACGAGGGAATGCTATGCAGGCATCCGGGAATTTTCCATCTATGTGCACCGCGAGGCAAAACGGCGCGGCATTGCGCGCATGCTGCTCATCGCCCTGTTCGACGTTGCTGCCAAAGCGGGATGCTGGAAGATCACATCGCGGATTTTTCCGGAAAACACGGCCAGCCTGGAACTGTGCAAATCACTGGGTTTCCGGGTTGTTGGAACCCATGTCCGCCACGCCAGGCTTGATGGCGAATGGCGCGATGTAGTGACGGTCGAACGCTTGCTGGATCAGGACTAG
- a CDS encoding sulfotransferase family protein, which produces MHVLTRFPSVKKFENKLVQSYIGLLSKRREKQWQERALPDFIIIGGMKCGTSSLFKYLNQHPQLFSSDYKEVRYFSHDEHFSRGEKWYRIHFPLAQDIPENSLIFEASPDYLFYPRAAERMASLLPDIKLIALLRNPTERAISHYFHDLKKGRKQGEIFNTIKNDREIYKLKGAYKMQLERYYKLFPADNIMIINSENFFEDPVKTLKEICLFLDVDPDVEISDLSPQQVGFNREPVDAAVYDYLNGYYKPFNQALFDFIGKTFKW; this is translated from the coding sequence ATGCATGTACTGACCCGGTTTCCGTCCGTTAAGAAATTTGAAAACAAGCTGGTCCAGTCCTACATCGGTCTACTGAGCAAGCGGCGGGAGAAACAGTGGCAGGAACGGGCCCTTCCCGATTTCATTATCATCGGCGGTATGAAATGCGGTACTTCCAGCCTGTTCAAGTACCTCAATCAGCACCCTCAGCTTTTCAGCTCCGACTATAAGGAAGTCAGATATTTTTCCCATGACGAGCATTTTTCAAGAGGTGAAAAATGGTACAGAATTCACTTTCCCCTGGCACAAGACATCCCTGAAAACTCTCTGATTTTCGAAGCATCTCCGGACTATCTGTTTTATCCAAGAGCCGCGGAACGAATGGCAAGCCTGCTTCCAGATATCAAACTGATTGCACTGCTCAGAAATCCGACTGAACGGGCGATATCGCATTATTTTCACGACCTGAAGAAAGGCAGGAAGCAGGGCGAAATCTTCAACACCATAAAAAATGACAGGGAAATATACAAACTCAAGGGAGCATACAAAATGCAGCTCGAACGATACTACAAGTTGTTCCCGGCTGATAACATAATGATAATCAACAGTGAAAATTTCTTTGAAGACCCCGTCAAAACGCTAAAGGAGATATGCCTGTTTCTTGATGTTGATCCGGACGTCGAGATCAGCGATTTATCGCCGCAACAAGTCGGATTCAACCGGGAGCCTGTTGATGCCGCCGTGTATGATTATCTGAACGGTTACTACAAGCCGTTCAATCAGGCTCTGTTCGATTTTATCGGCAAGACGTTCAAATGGTGA
- the mutY gene encoding A/G-specific adenine glycosylase, whose amino-acid sequence MASRIEQLPQRLLDWYDAHARALPWRAKPGETADPYKVWMSEIMLQQTTVATVGKYFISFTTRWPTVTDLALAELDDVLREWAGLGYYARARNLHACAKAVVADHGGWFPDTEQDLLELPGVGPYTAAAVAAIAFDRSAAAVDGNVERVMSRLHAIETPLPAAKPEIKAHTLKLVPAGRPGDFAQALMDLGATICTPKNPNCLICPWMTACRARELGIAETLPVKAPKKQRPVRNACIFWAERADGAVLMRRREEKGLLGGMLEFPSSGWATGKGNSDLAPPYVSGWVTTQKQVEHTFTHFHLVLDLHETDEVFDDLPAHDGDWRWVGAHELATEALPTAMKKVAVAMLGADVFRRG is encoded by the coding sequence ATGGCCAGCCGAATTGAGCAGCTGCCACAGCGTTTGCTTGACTGGTACGACGCCCATGCCCGCGCGCTGCCCTGGCGGGCGAAACCGGGCGAAACGGCTGACCCCTACAAGGTCTGGATGTCGGAAATCATGCTGCAACAGACAACTGTTGCCACAGTCGGCAAATACTTCATTTCCTTCACCACGCGCTGGCCGACCGTAACGGACCTGGCGCTGGCCGAGCTTGATGATGTGCTGCGCGAATGGGCCGGCCTTGGCTACTATGCCCGCGCGCGCAACCTGCATGCTTGTGCCAAGGCCGTTGTAGCAGACCACGGCGGCTGGTTTCCCGACACCGAACAGGACCTGCTCGAGCTGCCGGGCGTCGGACCGTATACTGCCGCCGCTGTCGCAGCGATTGCCTTTGACCGCTCCGCTGCCGCCGTTGACGGCAATGTGGAACGGGTGATGTCGCGGCTGCATGCAATCGAGACCCCGCTGCCCGCTGCAAAGCCAGAGATCAAGGCGCATACGCTGAAACTGGTGCCTGCGGGCCGACCGGGCGACTTTGCCCAGGCGCTGATGGATCTGGGCGCAACCATCTGCACGCCCAAAAACCCCAATTGCCTGATCTGTCCGTGGATGACTGCATGCCGCGCCCGTGAACTGGGCATCGCGGAAACCCTGCCGGTCAAGGCGCCGAAGAAACAGCGCCCTGTTCGCAATGCGTGCATCTTCTGGGCCGAACGTGCGGATGGGGCGGTGCTGATGCGCCGGCGAGAGGAAAAGGGCCTGCTCGGCGGCATGCTGGAATTTCCGTCTTCCGGCTGGGCCACGGGCAAGGGCAATTCCGACCTCGCCCCGCCTTATGTATCGGGATGGGTGACGACGCAAAAGCAGGTCGAGCACACATTTACCCATTTCCATCTGGTGCTGGACCTGCATGAGACCGACGAGGTCTTCGATGACCTGCCGGCCCATGACGGAGACTGGCGCTGGGTGGGTGCCCACGAACTGGCAACAGAAGCCCTGCCCACGGCCATGAAGAAGGTGGCTGTGGCCATGTTGGGGGCGGATGTTTTCAGGAGGGGTTAG